In a single window of the Megalobrama amblycephala isolate DHTTF-2021 linkage group LG3, ASM1881202v1, whole genome shotgun sequence genome:
- the LOC125264335 gene encoding transmembrane protein 220-like has translation MVGYAVPAGLCFLICCEQQITESLLWRRTADLHVLVSSTFGLILGWKLYKEGITDIFQQEEGRECCGLLLTVFWLLLCRHSGRTSVGSVRICTAVGITVFPFITWIYYYMNTELRKHWPEHCTTAL, from the exons ATG GTTGGTTATGCAGTTCCAGCTGGATTGTGCTTTTTGATTTGTTGTGAACAACAAATAACAG AGTCATTATTATGGAGGAGAACGGCTGATCTTCATGTGCTTGTTTCCTCTACATTTGGGCTCATTCTGGGCTGGAAACTTTATAAGGAGGGAATTACAGACATTTTCCAGCAAGAGGAAGGAAG GGAATGTTGTGGACTCCTGCTGACGGTTTTCTGGCTGCTGCTCTGCAGACATTCAGGAAG GACTTCTGTCGGCTCCGTGAGGATCTGCACTGCTGTGGGAATCACTGTGTTTCCCTTCATCACATGGATCTATTACTACATGAACACAGAGCTGAGGAAACACTGGCCTGAACACTGTACAACTGCTCTCTGA